A genomic segment from Maniola jurtina chromosome 16, ilManJurt1.1, whole genome shotgun sequence encodes:
- the LOC123872947 gene encoding pollen-specific leucine-rich repeat extensin-like protein 1, protein MENQKGSSDGEDIPSDFFDDFSKDEFIEGLSVVDSWDDTDKKLLTTRTRISAEDLNKVDDLRDLIDKKEDKIIVKDRFRWRRIDPQSQSKITTEQRRSGSASRLDSYIKPGSRRDPSKTNEAIKKDKEEKVKEYLAKHLESSDDIRPPGTELDDFFEAKKTTEPKKQPSEAKLIMVSPPKERPMKNRRESPVKRRETRREPLPSRRHWSPRHPHGVAHSPRKSPRRSPRRSPRRFSPRRASPRRFSPRRSSPNKNIRRNQRMSPRRQGPSLRKARKSRSPSKHSYRRSRSRSPNFRDREARRRSRSRSRDRRPDEDDFLYPKDYYPPEFAIAKPEIQYPGPPMPQYTEPMIVEYPGEVPPGFPYPQAAPQYSGYGAPYEYQAPPVAPMVMPAPQPVPAPILPPVIPAPGDMTPGVAPVMVPAPQPMTAPMIPSRSMTPRRSEPVKAPPADALAKLVADGILSHEDYLKLAPNKGVSHVLDTPAKVAVLNRINTALSKLGSLTVPARLIINNNMITAGGEQKQAPPKFCSPLKRQAAMEFHFTKTDSATVTQRNKQVVELVVRSLKMENLLGKPKKKPKKNTKDAETQTTKPFCDVCEIRDSTSYNDIGTSIDREQIFSTVHTQVVEQDLVSSKTVFNPSGSIADGAPISIAHMTPAQLVSQLAARAKTLKQTDSAPSNQYRNPHNSYDYEGRSGGSQYQHHGNNYDYRY, encoded by the exons ATGGAGAATCAAAAGGGTTCATCCGATGGGGAGGATATTCCTAGTGatttttttgatgatttttcTAAAGATGAGTTCATAGAAGGTCTCAGTGTGGTCGATAGTTGGGACGACACTGATAAGAAGCTGCTTACCACACGAACACGAATCAGCGCGGAAGACTTGAACAAAGTTGACGATCTACGGGATCTCATAGACAAAAAAGAAGATAAGATTATTGTGAAGGATAGGTTCCGTTGGAGACGAATTGATCCGCAGTCTCAAAGCAAAATCACAACTGAACAACGGCGATCAGGCAGCGCTAGCCGACTGGACAGCTACATCAAGCCGGGCAGCCGCCGCGACCCCAGCAAAACTAACGAAGCCATCAAGAAGGACAAAGAAGAAAAAGTGAAAGAATACTTGGCCAAGCATCTAGAGTCGAGCGATGACATACGTCCACCTGGAACAGAATTGGATGATTTCTTTGAAGCTAAAAAAACAACAGAACCTAAAAAGCAACCCTCTGAAGCAAAATTAATCATGGTGTCACCACCCAAGGAACGGCCGATGAAAAATCGTCGGGAATCACCTGTGAAGCGTAGGGAAACCAGAAGGGAACCACTTCCATCGAGACGGCATTGGAGTCCACGACATCCTCACGGTGTAGCACACAGTCCGCGTAAAAGTCCACGGCGCAGTCCTCGGCGGAGTCCGCGTCGCTTCAGTCCCCGCCGCGCCAGTCCGCGGCGCTTCAGTCCCCGACGTTCCAGTCCTAACAAGAACATCCGCCGAAACCAGCGAATGAGTCCGCGCAGGCAGGGTCCAAGCCTACGCAAGGCCCGCAAATCGAGATCGCCATCGAAGCACTCGTACCGGCGGTCCCGTTCACGCTCGCCGAATTTCAGAGATCGGGAGGCCCGTCGACGTTCAAGGTCACGGTCCCGAGATCGCAGGCCCGATGAAGACGATTTCCTTTATCCTAAAGATTACTATCCGCCTGAATTTGCCATAGCAAAACCAGAAATCCAATACCCAGGTCCCCCCATGCCACAGTACACGGAACCTATGATTGTGGAATACCCAGGAGAGGTGCCTCCAGGCTTTCCTTATCCACAAGCTGCACCACAATACAGTGGGTATGGAGCTCCATATGAGTATCAAGCTCCACCTGTTGCACCTATGGTGATGCCGGCTCCCCAGCCTGTTCCTGCGCCCATCCTCCCCCCCGTCATCCCTGCTCCAGGAGATATGACTCCTGGTGTAGCCCCTGTCATGGTGCCAGCCCCTCAACCGATGACTGCTCCAATGATACCCAGCCGATCTATGACCCCTCGGCGTTCAGAACCTGTAAAAGCACCACCGGCCGATGCTTTGGCAAAA TTAGTAGCAGACGGAATATTGTCACATGAAGATTACCTGAAGCTGGCACCAAATAAAG GTGTTAGCCATGTCCTGGATACTCCAGCAAAGGTGGCAG TTTTGAATCGCATCAACACAGCGTTATCCAAACTAGGTAGTCTAACAGTGCCAGCCCGATTGATAATCAACAACAACATGATAACAGCTGGAGGAGAACAGAAGCAAGCACCTCCAAAGTTCTGCTCTCCGTTGAAACGACAAGCAGCCATGGAATTTCACTTTACCAAGACGGATTCCGCAACGGTCACACAACGGAACAAGCAAGTGGTCGAGCTCGTAGTACGCTCattaaaaatggaaaatttgCTTGGAAAGCCCAAGAAGAAACCTAAAAAGAACACAAAGGATGCAGAAACTCAGACAACGAAGCCGTTCTGTGATGTGTGTGAAATTCGTGACTCTACAAGTTACAATGATATAGGGACATCTATTGATCGTGAACAAATTTTTTCCACAGTTCACACTCAGGTGGTGGAACAAGATCTGGTTAGTTCTAAGACAGTGTTCAACCCCAGTGGCAGCATAGCAGACGGTGCTCCCATCTCCATAGCTCACATGACTCCGGCTCAACTGGTGTCGCAGCTTGCAGCTCGAGCCAAGACCCTCAAGCAGACTGATTCTGCACCTTCCAACCAGTACAGGAATCCTCACAACAGCTACGACTATGAAGGCCGTAGCGGTGGCAGCCAATATCAACACCATGGAAATAATTATGACTATagatactaa
- the LOC123873030 gene encoding uncharacterized protein LOC123873030 isoform X3: protein MPEDTKKNQQKGKHEPKDQRKRRGRQHAAPIEKKVEKEPEPPKVTAPEKPAYEPPPPEFYKSLKRETDEILKITEEANSKYKKKEIQSNWAKYEMPIESYEEIDEQENLGADYEALIQAPLTVGAHFQFKHEKSWDITTGPSPYDKYFDINMDNLSIALSTIPFYERNSIDSSFFNESDIQTMNHRAAKYKHKYYGDKKFATPEIEAQENILNSLKSNNSMDSKKMGEANESVDANEDKNDKMLNQFKDIKLEECEEPETSKELVNKGKNVALNAEILSEDKKIENNDTIEQSNVTTEKLVSEISISEPIESSYQTKDSNKAMKESENIKVSNTSSETKRSDSNKLIDNDLVQNKVVKNKEPKIEKKSEMLKPDIVPKEKESLKAPISQKEDSPTKNPIIESPEDLEKWLDDFLDG, encoded by the exons ATGCCTGAAGACACAAAGAAAAATCA GCAAAAGGGTAAACATGAGCCCAAGGATCAGAGGAAACGTCGGGGCAGACAACATGCAGCTCCTATCGAGAAGAAAGTTGAAAAAGAGCCTGAACCACCcaaag TTACAGCCCCAGAAAAGCCAGCGTATGAACCTCCTCCACCAGAATTCTACAAAAGCCTGAAGAGAGAAACTGACGAAATACTAAAAATAACTGAAGAAGCTAACAGTAAATACAAGAAGAAGGAAATACAAAGTAATTGGGCCAAGTATGAAATGCCAATAGAGAGTTATGAAGAAATCGATGAACAGGAAAACTTGGGAGCCGATTATGAG GCCCTCATTCAAGCACCTCTTACAGTTGGTGCACATTTTCAATTCAAACATGAGAAATCTTGGGACATCACCACGGGCCCCTCGCCATACGacaaatattttgatatcaatATGGATAACTTATCAATAGCTCTCTCTACCATACCATTTTATGAACGAAATAGCATTGATTCATCATTCTTTAATGAGAGTGATATCCAAACTATGAACCATAGAGCAGCTAAGTATAAACACAAATATTACGGCGACAAAAAGTTTGCCACACCTGAAATAGAAGcgcaagaaaatattttaaatagtttaaaatcaAACAACAGTATGGATTCAAAAAAAATGGGTGAAGCTAATGAATCTGTAGATGCAAATGAAGATAAAAATGATAAGATGCTAAATCAATTCAAAGATATTAAACTAGAGGAATGTGAAGAGCCAGAAACAAGTAAAGAATTAGTAAATAAAG GCAAAAATGTTGCTCTAAATGCAGAAATCCTAAGTGaagataaaaaaatagaaaataatgacACTATAGAACAATCAAATGTTACCACAGAGAAACTAGTATCTGAAATATCCATATCGGAACCTATAGAAAGTTCTTACCAAACTAAAGATTCAAATAAGGCAATGAAGGAATCAGAAAATATTAAAGTTTCTAATACTTCTAGTGAAACTAAAAGAAGTGATAGTAATAAATTGATAGACAATGATTTGGTACAAAATAAAGTTGTGAAAAATAAAGAACCAAAGATTGAAAAGAAATCTGAAATGTTGAAGCCAGATATTGTACCAAAAGAAAAAGAATCTCTCAAAG CACCTATATCTCAAAAAGAAGATAGTCCTACAAAAAATCCAATAATCGAATCTCCGGAAGACTTAGAAAAATGGCTCGACGATTTCTTGGACGGTTGA
- the LOC123873030 gene encoding uncharacterized protein LOC123873030 isoform X1 gives MPEDTKKNQQKGKHEPKDQRKRRGRQHAAPIEKKVEKEPEPPKVTAPEKPAYEPPPPEFYKSLKRETDEILKITEEANSKYKKKEIQSNWAKYEMPIESYEEIDEQENLGADYEALIQAPLTVGAHFQFKHEKSWDITTGPSPYDKYFDINMDNLSIALSTIPFYERNSIDSSFFNESDIQTMNHRAAKYKHKYYGDKKFATPEIEAQENILNSLKSNNSMDSKKMGEANESVDANEDKNDKMLNQFKDIKLEECEEPETSKELVNKGENACQNSEIVNEGKNVALNAEILSEDKKIENNDTIEQSNVTTEKLVSEISISEPIESSYQTKDSNKAMKESENIKVSNTSSETKRSDSNKLIDNDLVQNKVVKNKEPKIEKKSEMLKPDIVPKEKESLKAPISQKEDSPTKNPIIESPEDLEKWLDDFLDG, from the exons ATGCCTGAAGACACAAAGAAAAATCA GCAAAAGGGTAAACATGAGCCCAAGGATCAGAGGAAACGTCGGGGCAGACAACATGCAGCTCCTATCGAGAAGAAAGTTGAAAAAGAGCCTGAACCACCcaaag TTACAGCCCCAGAAAAGCCAGCGTATGAACCTCCTCCACCAGAATTCTACAAAAGCCTGAAGAGAGAAACTGACGAAATACTAAAAATAACTGAAGAAGCTAACAGTAAATACAAGAAGAAGGAAATACAAAGTAATTGGGCCAAGTATGAAATGCCAATAGAGAGTTATGAAGAAATCGATGAACAGGAAAACTTGGGAGCCGATTATGAG GCCCTCATTCAAGCACCTCTTACAGTTGGTGCACATTTTCAATTCAAACATGAGAAATCTTGGGACATCACCACGGGCCCCTCGCCATACGacaaatattttgatatcaatATGGATAACTTATCAATAGCTCTCTCTACCATACCATTTTATGAACGAAATAGCATTGATTCATCATTCTTTAATGAGAGTGATATCCAAACTATGAACCATAGAGCAGCTAAGTATAAACACAAATATTACGGCGACAAAAAGTTTGCCACACCTGAAATAGAAGcgcaagaaaatattttaaatagtttaaaatcaAACAACAGTATGGATTCAAAAAAAATGGGTGAAGCTAATGAATCTGTAGATGCAAATGAAGATAAAAATGATAAGATGCTAAATCAATTCAAAGATATTAAACTAGAGGAATGTGAAGAGCCAGAAACAAGTAAAGAATTAGTAAATAAAGGTGAAAATGCTTGTCAAAATTCAGAAATAGTAAATGAAGGCAAAAATGTTGCTCTAAATGCAGAAATCCTAAGTGaagataaaaaaatagaaaataatgacACTATAGAACAATCAAATGTTACCACAGAGAAACTAGTATCTGAAATATCCATATCGGAACCTATAGAAAGTTCTTACCAAACTAAAGATTCAAATAAGGCAATGAAGGAATCAGAAAATATTAAAGTTTCTAATACTTCTAGTGAAACTAAAAGAAGTGATAGTAATAAATTGATAGACAATGATTTGGTACAAAATAAAGTTGTGAAAAATAAAGAACCAAAGATTGAAAAGAAATCTGAAATGTTGAAGCCAGATATTGTACCAAAAGAAAAAGAATCTCTCAAAG CACCTATATCTCAAAAAGAAGATAGTCCTACAAAAAATCCAATAATCGAATCTCCGGAAGACTTAGAAAAATGGCTCGACGATTTCTTGGACGGTTGA
- the LOC123873030 gene encoding uncharacterized protein LOC123873030 isoform X2 has translation MPEDTKKNQQKGKHEPKDQRKRRGRQHAAPIEKKVEKEPEPPKAPEKPAYEPPPPEFYKSLKRETDEILKITEEANSKYKKKEIQSNWAKYEMPIESYEEIDEQENLGADYEALIQAPLTVGAHFQFKHEKSWDITTGPSPYDKYFDINMDNLSIALSTIPFYERNSIDSSFFNESDIQTMNHRAAKYKHKYYGDKKFATPEIEAQENILNSLKSNNSMDSKKMGEANESVDANEDKNDKMLNQFKDIKLEECEEPETSKELVNKGENACQNSEIVNEGKNVALNAEILSEDKKIENNDTIEQSNVTTEKLVSEISISEPIESSYQTKDSNKAMKESENIKVSNTSSETKRSDSNKLIDNDLVQNKVVKNKEPKIEKKSEMLKPDIVPKEKESLKAPISQKEDSPTKNPIIESPEDLEKWLDDFLDG, from the exons ATGCCTGAAGACACAAAGAAAAATCA GCAAAAGGGTAAACATGAGCCCAAGGATCAGAGGAAACGTCGGGGCAGACAACATGCAGCTCCTATCGAGAAGAAAGTTGAAAAAGAGCCTGAACCACCcaaag CCCCAGAAAAGCCAGCGTATGAACCTCCTCCACCAGAATTCTACAAAAGCCTGAAGAGAGAAACTGACGAAATACTAAAAATAACTGAAGAAGCTAACAGTAAATACAAGAAGAAGGAAATACAAAGTAATTGGGCCAAGTATGAAATGCCAATAGAGAGTTATGAAGAAATCGATGAACAGGAAAACTTGGGAGCCGATTATGAG GCCCTCATTCAAGCACCTCTTACAGTTGGTGCACATTTTCAATTCAAACATGAGAAATCTTGGGACATCACCACGGGCCCCTCGCCATACGacaaatattttgatatcaatATGGATAACTTATCAATAGCTCTCTCTACCATACCATTTTATGAACGAAATAGCATTGATTCATCATTCTTTAATGAGAGTGATATCCAAACTATGAACCATAGAGCAGCTAAGTATAAACACAAATATTACGGCGACAAAAAGTTTGCCACACCTGAAATAGAAGcgcaagaaaatattttaaatagtttaaaatcaAACAACAGTATGGATTCAAAAAAAATGGGTGAAGCTAATGAATCTGTAGATGCAAATGAAGATAAAAATGATAAGATGCTAAATCAATTCAAAGATATTAAACTAGAGGAATGTGAAGAGCCAGAAACAAGTAAAGAATTAGTAAATAAAGGTGAAAATGCTTGTCAAAATTCAGAAATAGTAAATGAAGGCAAAAATGTTGCTCTAAATGCAGAAATCCTAAGTGaagataaaaaaatagaaaataatgacACTATAGAACAATCAAATGTTACCACAGAGAAACTAGTATCTGAAATATCCATATCGGAACCTATAGAAAGTTCTTACCAAACTAAAGATTCAAATAAGGCAATGAAGGAATCAGAAAATATTAAAGTTTCTAATACTTCTAGTGAAACTAAAAGAAGTGATAGTAATAAATTGATAGACAATGATTTGGTACAAAATAAAGTTGTGAAAAATAAAGAACCAAAGATTGAAAAGAAATCTGAAATGTTGAAGCCAGATATTGTACCAAAAGAAAAAGAATCTCTCAAAG CACCTATATCTCAAAAAGAAGATAGTCCTACAAAAAATCCAATAATCGAATCTCCGGAAGACTTAGAAAAATGGCTCGACGATTTCTTGGACGGTTGA